In one Thermodesulfobium acidiphilum genomic region, the following are encoded:
- a CDS encoding LUD domain-containing protein yields the protein MTEEAFLNDQFLQNALNRAEKSYFEKRRKLEKVFDFEKFKDEIRDIKEKNIKNLEENIVFLLNNLRSRGFKVFFAKDSDEALAFFYNILTEKGIKRVVKSKSLTTEEINLNSFLEKNNITPVETDLGEWLVQLNNEKATHMTAPAIHMSKEKILNFLNEKFNANLKLDIKEIVDFCKNEINKEFDNTNCGIFGANAVTRDGTFFIVSNEGNIQHVLNHDINICIVGIDKIVENADEAFKIVSFLPKNATGQVITSWIDVFTKPPGDEFFVILLDNNRSKIAREEKFDKILNCIKCGACQMACPVYTTVGGQLFRGKTYAGPIGVLLSYMEDYKLMDELSFLCTGCMACDEVCSSRIPIQSLILEIKSKYERNNVIKKFAIKSMKNYRLLRTLISLASPYFKDGIKMRRFKFLRDEFGLSFRTLPAINKESFDTVKTKSSKIGLFAGCSTNIFYDDVGKDLLRLSNFLNIDIEIINQSSCCGAAALYNGLKSDAINQAQKTFKDIEKFDKILFLDPHCAHMVQRDYVEFFGIDFSDRVVDAGFYFVEFLKNRKYKFTPLNKVLTYHHPCHLSRGMNQAMQIEDFIKEKEKRFSELNEKDRCCGFAGTYSIMHKHISNKLVQRKIDNIINSNSEVVITSCPGCIMQISGALDVMNSKNIGVIHFVSYLKNILGA from the coding sequence ATGACAGAAGAAGCATTTTTAAACGATCAATTTCTTCAAAATGCTCTAAATAGAGCTGAGAAAAGTTATTTTGAAAAAAGAAGAAAATTAGAAAAAGTTTTTGATTTTGAAAAATTTAAAGATGAAATAAGGGATATTAAAGAAAAAAATATTAAAAATTTAGAAGAAAACATTGTTTTTCTTTTAAACAACCTTAGATCAAGAGGTTTTAAGGTTTTTTTTGCGAAAGACTCTGACGAAGCTCTTGCATTTTTTTATAACATACTTACAGAAAAGGGCATAAAAAGAGTTGTAAAATCAAAGTCACTCACTACTGAAGAAATAAATTTGAACTCATTTCTTGAGAAAAACAATATTACTCCTGTAGAGACAGATCTTGGTGAATGGCTGGTTCAGCTAAACAACGAAAAAGCTACTCATATGACAGCTCCTGCAATCCATATGTCAAAAGAGAAGATCCTAAACTTTTTAAATGAGAAGTTCAATGCAAACCTTAAGCTGGACATAAAAGAGATTGTTGATTTTTGTAAAAATGAAATAAATAAAGAGTTTGATAACACAAACTGCGGCATTTTTGGGGCTAATGCGGTCACACGGGATGGTACATTCTTCATAGTGAGCAATGAGGGCAATATTCAGCACGTATTGAATCATGACATAAACATTTGTATTGTGGGCATAGATAAGATAGTAGAAAATGCAGATGAAGCCTTTAAAATTGTTTCATTTTTGCCAAAAAATGCTACTGGTCAGGTTATCACATCTTGGATAGACGTTTTTACAAAGCCTCCAGGTGATGAATTTTTCGTAATACTTCTTGACAATAACCGTTCGAAAATCGCCAGAGAAGAGAAGTTTGACAAGATCTTAAACTGCATAAAATGTGGAGCATGTCAGATGGCATGTCCAGTATATACTACTGTGGGCGGCCAGTTGTTTAGGGGCAAGACCTACGCTGGGCCAATTGGCGTATTGCTTTCATATATGGAAGATTATAAATTGATGGATGAATTATCTTTTTTGTGTACAGGCTGTATGGCGTGCGATGAAGTCTGTTCATCCAGAATTCCAATTCAATCACTAATATTAGAAATAAAGTCAAAGTATGAAAGAAATAATGTCATTAAAAAATTCGCAATTAAAAGTATGAAAAATTACAGACTATTAAGGACTCTTATATCCCTTGCTAGTCCGTACTTTAAAGATGGTATCAAGATGAGAAGATTTAAATTTTTAAGAGATGAGTTTGGACTAAGTTTTAGAACTCTGCCAGCTATTAACAAAGAGTCATTTGACACAGTAAAAACTAAATCTTCAAAAATTGGACTATTTGCAGGCTGCTCTACCAACATATTTTATGATGATGTGGGTAAAGATTTATTACGTTTATCTAACTTCTTAAATATAGACATAGAGATTATAAATCAAAGTTCTTGCTGTGGGGCAGCAGCCCTTTACAATGGATTAAAATCTGATGCTATCAATCAGGCACAGAAGACATTTAAAGATATTGAGAAATTTGACAAGATTTTATTTCTTGACCCTCACTGTGCGCACATGGTTCAAAGAGATTATGTTGAATTTTTCGGCATAGATTTTTCCGATAGGGTAGTGGATGCTGGATTTTATTTTGTCGAATTTCTGAAAAACAGAAAATATAAATTTACTCCTTTGAATAAGGTCTTAACCTATCATCATCCTTGCCACCTTTCAAGAGGTATGAATCAAGCTATGCAAATCGAGGACTTTATAAAGGAAAAAGAAAAGAGATTTTCTGAATTAAACGAGAAGGACAGATGCTGTGGCTTTGCAGGAACATACTCTATTATGCACAAACACATTTCCAACAAACTCGTTCAGAGAAAGATAGATAATATTATTAATTCAAATTCAGAAGTTGTAATTACCTCTTGTCCAGGATGCATAATGCAAATATCTGGAGCCCTGGACGTTATGAACTCTAAAAATATTGGAGTAATACACTTTGTATCATATCTTAAAAATATTTTGGGAGCCTAA
- a CDS encoding LUD domain-containing protein produces MIEKFIEIANLSGVEVKIVKNIDFLNEFGLNTSLDYDSNKDVGFIKALSGATESASAVINIPKREKLKSILTSKTLYISVENSSLRSTLSEAYFFAKQKCQDEYMLFISGESKTADIEKTLVSGVQGPEKIIFLILDKG; encoded by the coding sequence TTGATAGAAAAATTTATAGAAATAGCGAATCTAAGTGGTGTAGAAGTAAAAATTGTTAAGAATATCGACTTTTTAAATGAGTTTGGTCTAAATACTTCTTTGGATTATGATTCTAATAAAGACGTTGGATTCATAAAGGCTCTATCAGGTGCGACCGAGAGCGCAAGCGCAGTCATCAATATTCCAAAACGCGAAAAGCTAAAATCCATATTAACTTCGAAAACTCTTTATATTTCAGTTGAAAACTCTTCTTTGAGATCTACATTAAGCGAAGCCTATTTTTTTGCAAAACAAAAATGCCAGGATGAATATATGCTATTTATCTCTGGAGAGAGCAAAACTGCAGATATAGAGAAGACATTGGTCAGTGGCGTTCAGGGACCTGAAAAAATTATATTTTTAATTCTTGACAAGGGCTGA
- a CDS encoding MFS transporter gives MINNLNFSKSQIIVLLILWSAFLFSFVDRLAWAPVIPLAAKALSLNAKEAGSYMSAFYFGYILTQLPGGYLADRFGYRKILLYSFFIMGFFTILMGTVGNFWQGFFYRIFAGMGSGAIFSACVKGVFDWFSEKNRYTAMGFFMTASSVGVFLVNIFVPTVAKFHGWNASFYVAGTLPIITLLFAYFFLCENSSSNDRKSILNFVYDIKILLKNKEFMLTGLAGFFAMWATWGTATWANSYLNKGLGLTLIQAGFFMSAFGITALICKPIAGILTDITGWKKKNILFFMLILFFIFLVIFGINRSIFALYFLAPILGILAFVYSPVMNTFVGELADKRNIGIAMGLINAIWQLGSLISPLAVGFVLDLTHSYFYAFLTLGIGPLLGSIIMLSASDK, from the coding sequence ATGATCAATAATTTAAATTTTTCAAAGTCTCAAATAATAGTGCTACTAATACTTTGGTCAGCATTTCTCTTCTCTTTTGTGGACAGGCTTGCCTGGGCGCCAGTTATCCCTCTTGCAGCTAAGGCTCTTTCGCTAAATGCGAAAGAAGCGGGGAGTTATATGAGCGCATTTTATTTTGGCTATATATTGACTCAACTTCCGGGAGGATATCTGGCTGATAGATTCGGTTATAGAAAGATTTTACTTTATTCGTTTTTTATAATGGGTTTTTTTACTATATTGATGGGCACAGTTGGAAACTTCTGGCAAGGTTTTTTTTATAGAATATTTGCGGGAATGGGCTCGGGGGCTATATTTTCTGCATGTGTAAAGGGTGTATTTGATTGGTTTTCTGAAAAAAACAGGTATACTGCTATGGGATTTTTTATGACTGCATCCTCTGTTGGAGTTTTCCTGGTAAACATTTTTGTGCCCACAGTAGCAAAATTTCATGGCTGGAACGCTTCATTTTATGTTGCAGGAACGCTGCCAATTATTACACTCTTATTTGCATACTTTTTTCTTTGTGAAAATAGCTCTTCAAATGATAGAAAATCAATTTTGAACTTTGTTTATGACATAAAGATCTTACTTAAAAATAAAGAATTTATGCTAACAGGTTTAGCTGGCTTTTTTGCAATGTGGGCTACATGGGGAACAGCTACTTGGGCTAACTCATATTTAAATAAGGGGTTGGGGCTTACTCTGATTCAGGCTGGCTTTTTTATGTCGGCTTTTGGAATAACTGCGTTAATATGTAAACCTATTGCTGGGATACTAACCGATATTACTGGCTGGAAGAAAAAGAATATTTTATTTTTTATGTTAATTTTATTTTTTATTTTTTTGGTCATTTTTGGAATAAATAGAAGCATCTTTGCTCTGTATTTTCTTGCGCCTATATTAGGGATTCTTGCATTTGTCTACAGTCCTGTGATGAATACCTTTGTAGGAGAGCTGGCAGACAAAAGAAATATTGGCATTGCAATGGGTTTGATAAATGCAATATGGCAGCTTGGATCTCTAATATCTCCACTGGCTGTTGGATTCGTGCTTGACTTAACACACAGTTATTTTTATGCATTTTTAACCCTGGGAATTGGTCCACTATTAGGATCTATTATTATGTTGTCTGCATCTGATAAGTAG
- a CDS encoding type I restriction endonuclease, whose protein sequence is MPDAISEQEINKKLLDFIRELKKDGRQRLLNEEATKQSVILPILNALKWNVFDIESVFPEYSVNDKRVDYSLRSNKKNKVFIEVKKINEDLDQHQEQLLNYSFQEGVGLSVLTNGISWWFYLPSGEGSWAQRKFYTIEIYEQEDKVVVEKFEKLLSKDNVVSGKSLEYAKEIYYNKEKQNLINTTLPKAWNKIITDPDELLIELLADETEKLCGYKPDSETVEQFLTRISQEEIKTENIYVPTKIKSMHKKSDSSVSNQYSGKKPISFSFKGVKYSLRSWKELIVKLCEIILSKHKDQFNYVLDLHGTKRPYFSSKLDELRKPERISGTDIYLETNLSANSIVKLSKDIITLFGYKDSDLKIEIQ, encoded by the coding sequence ATGCCAGATGCAATATCAGAGCAAGAAATCAATAAAAAGTTGTTGGATTTTATAAGAGAGCTTAAAAAAGATGGCAGACAGAGGTTGTTGAACGAGGAGGCTACCAAGCAAAGTGTTATTTTACCAATACTTAATGCCTTAAAATGGAATGTGTTTGACATAGAAAGCGTTTTCCCTGAATACTCTGTTAATGATAAAAGAGTTGATTACTCATTAAGATCTAACAAGAAAAATAAGGTTTTTATTGAAGTAAAAAAGATTAATGAAGATTTGGATCAGCACCAGGAGCAGCTTTTAAATTACTCTTTTCAAGAGGGAGTGGGGCTTTCAGTTTTAACAAATGGAATCAGTTGGTGGTTTTATTTGCCTTCAGGAGAGGGAAGTTGGGCTCAAAGAAAATTTTATACCATTGAAATATACGAACAAGAAGATAAAGTTGTAGTTGAAAAATTCGAAAAGCTTTTATCCAAAGATAATGTAGTTTCTGGCAAATCTTTGGAATATGCCAAGGAAATTTATTATAACAAAGAAAAACAAAATTTGATTAATACTACGCTTCCAAAAGCATGGAACAAAATAATAACTGATCCGGATGAACTTTTAATTGAGCTTTTAGCAGACGAAACAGAGAAATTGTGCGGATATAAGCCGGATAGTGAAACAGTAGAACAGTTTTTAACAAGAATTTCTCAAGAGGAAATAAAAACCGAAAATATATATGTGCCAACAAAAATAAAGTCTATGCATAAAAAAAGTGATAGTTCAGTTTCTAATCAATACAGTGGAAAAAAGCCTATTTCCTTTTCTTTTAAAGGCGTTAAATATTCATTGCGTTCATGGAAAGAGCTGATAGTAAAACTATGTGAAATTATCTTATCTAAGCACAAAGACCAATTTAACTATGTTCTTGATTTGCATGGCACAAAAAGACCATATTTTTCTAGCAAATTAGATGAACTTAGAAAACCAGAGAGAATAAGTGGAACAGATATTTACCTTGAGACAAACCTTAGCGCTAATAGTATAGTTAAGTTATCAAAAGATATAATAACGTTGTTTGGTTATAAAGATAGTGATTTAAAGATAGAAATTCAGTAA
- a CDS encoding PocR ligand-binding domain-containing protein, whose translation MKITDVIPMSELTKLVEEIHEKFNFTGVVYKPDNFILVRSKEMGNALCPYIKDNSNSLMICSVAQQILGKIALDKKETVIDECDAGMVKFVIPIFIGNEFLGTIGGCGRLGDNKDSVEIFYISKLTGKDENEIKELAKSVTKVSKDEMKEIISFIQNRINSLIYQSSLKS comes from the coding sequence ATGAAAATTACAGATGTTATTCCTATGTCAGAACTAACAAAACTTGTTGAAGAAATACATGAGAAATTTAACTTTACTGGAGTAGTTTATAAGCCTGATAACTTTATTCTGGTTAGGTCAAAAGAAATGGGTAATGCTTTATGTCCTTATATAAAAGATAATAGCAACTCTCTTATGATCTGTTCTGTTGCTCAGCAAATATTAGGAAAAATTGCATTAGATAAAAAAGAAACCGTTATAGATGAATGTGATGCTGGGATGGTTAAATTTGTAATTCCTATTTTTATAGGCAATGAATTTTTAGGGACAATAGGTGGTTGTGGACGTTTAGGAGATAATAAGGATTCAGTGGAAATATTTTATATTTCAAAATTAACAGGAAAGGATGAAAACGAAATAAAAGAACTAGCAAAATCTGTCACAAAGGTATCTAAAGATGAGATGAAAGAGATAATATCATTTATTCAAAATAGAATAAATTCTTTGATATATCAAAGTTCTTTAAAATCTTAA
- a CDS encoding sulfite exporter TauE/SafE family protein, whose protein sequence is MIFPVDWLQIGDQKVQIDAVVYFLWSIWNGWIMATVGAFGGIMAGFGHISVLGLGAKASSLKGIKASVGGKEIDSGKYLSDNIRLSNSLITSVNTTMGTIQWFLNKRLIWTAGLAMGIGSVLGAQAGVWLTGGKLNMSSVIGIFGCLTLLVSIFMFYQVTPFAAKTKSKGKDAAKRFQEEVKKLKAEGRLSELKGIENLKLGLAAVEFDFFGEHFKVKNFGPFLFGVVVGFVSAVAGVGGGFLYVPFLSIVLGLPFYIVPGASVMAVTLGMLSTIVGWLMFGIKIAPPILIGMAGILIGAYIGPKTQKYLPMNFLYILFGVLAVYVGFGYILKGFFAINLPGV, encoded by the coding sequence ATGATCTTTCCAGTAGATTGGCTTCAAATTGGTGATCAAAAGGTTCAGATTGATGCAGTAGTATATTTTCTTTGGTCAATTTGGAACGGTTGGATTATGGCAACTGTAGGTGCTTTTGGGGGTATTATGGCAGGTTTTGGCCATATTTCTGTATTGGGTCTTGGTGCAAAGGCTAGTTCTTTAAAAGGCATAAAGGCTTCAGTTGGTGGTAAAGAAATAGATTCAGGGAAGTATTTGTCAGATAATATAAGGTTATCTAACTCACTTATTACAAGCGTAAACACTACTATGGGTACCATACAGTGGTTTTTGAACAAGAGACTGATCTGGACTGCTGGTCTTGCTATGGGTATTGGCAGCGTATTAGGAGCTCAAGCGGGGGTATGGCTTACAGGTGGAAAGCTAAACATGTCAAGCGTTATAGGCATATTTGGTTGTCTTACGCTTCTTGTGTCTATATTTATGTTTTATCAGGTAACCCCCTTTGCAGCAAAGACAAAGAGCAAAGGTAAAGATGCCGCAAAAAGATTCCAGGAGGAAGTAAAGAAGTTAAAAGCTGAAGGACGTCTTAGTGAATTAAAAGGTATTGAAAACCTAAAGCTTGGATTAGCAGCAGTAGAATTTGACTTCTTTGGAGAACACTTCAAAGTAAAAAACTTCGGACCTTTTTTGTTTGGCGTAGTGGTAGGATTTGTATCTGCTGTTGCTGGTGTAGGAGGAGGATTTCTTTATGTTCCATTCCTCTCAATAGTTCTTGGACTTCCCTTCTATATTGTTCCAGGCGCATCTGTAATGGCAGTAACCCTTGGCATGCTTTCAACAATAGTAGGTTGGTTAATGTTTGGCATAAAGATAGCTCCACCAATTCTTATAGGCATGGCAGGAATACTAATTGGAGCATATATTGGTCCTAAGACACAGAAGTATTTGCCAATGAATTTTCTTTATATTCTTTTTGGAGTTCTTGCAGTATATGTAGGATTTGGATATATATTAAAGGGCTTTTTCGCAATAAATCTCCCAGGAGTATAA
- the rho gene encoding transcription termination factor Rho encodes MKFTNEELNEKSVKELRIIAKQVGVTGYFIMKKTELIEKILNAIKKTEGKEEEYKKTKSTKESIKSESKGEIETPLNNTNLESLLDKISDAKIELKSTRKKENAVSTNQEQTQALVTEEVKPTKTQEEINKNNIQVKEATTFQKKEFYTFKDRQYPRDDKRDDLVRSSGILDITQEGYGFLRVNGYKPSPNDIYVAPSQIRRFELLQGDEISGLTRPPRDSERYYSLIKIDHINDILPEELKNRKHFESLTPVFPHKRFKLENSSEDESTRIIDLFTPIGKGQRGLIVAPPKAGKTTLLKKIAQSIEINHPDTHLMVVLIDERPEEVTDWKRSVRGEVISSTFDEEQENHTRISELALERAKRLVEIGKDVLILMDSITRLTRAYNTTIQTTGRTLSGGIDASAIHKPKRFFGAARCVEQGGSLTILATCLVETGSRMDDVIFEEFKGTGNWELILDRKLADKRIFPAIDLKKSSTRKEELLLTPEELRKIWHLRRVLSSREGSDVTELILEYIKKTKNNKEFLAKIDERGGQF; translated from the coding sequence ATGAAATTTACTAACGAAGAATTAAATGAAAAATCTGTAAAAGAGCTTAGAATAATTGCAAAACAAGTAGGAGTCACCGGTTATTTCATTATGAAAAAAACAGAATTAATTGAGAAAATCTTGAACGCTATAAAGAAAACTGAGGGCAAAGAAGAAGAGTATAAAAAAACAAAGTCAACCAAAGAGAGTATAAAGAGTGAAAGTAAAGGTGAAATTGAAACACCTTTAAATAACACTAATTTAGAATCATTGCTTGATAAAATTTCTGATGCAAAAATTGAACTGAAGAGCACGAGAAAAAAAGAAAACGCTGTTTCGACAAATCAGGAACAAACACAGGCATTAGTTACCGAAGAAGTAAAACCTACCAAAACACAAGAAGAGATCAATAAAAATAACATTCAAGTTAAAGAAGCCACTACTTTCCAAAAAAAAGAATTTTATACCTTTAAAGATAGGCAATATCCTAGAGATGACAAAAGAGATGATCTTGTAAGATCAAGTGGGATACTCGATATCACTCAGGAAGGATACGGATTTTTAAGGGTAAATGGTTATAAGCCATCACCAAATGATATTTATGTAGCTCCATCTCAAATAAGGAGATTTGAACTTCTTCAGGGGGATGAAATTTCTGGGCTTACTAGGCCACCAAGAGATAGTGAGAGGTATTACAGTTTAATAAAAATAGATCATATAAACGATATTTTACCAGAAGAACTAAAGAACAGAAAACATTTCGAATCATTAACGCCTGTTTTTCCTCACAAAAGGTTTAAATTAGAAAATTCATCAGAAGATGAATCGACAAGAATTATCGATCTCTTTACTCCAATAGGCAAGGGACAAAGGGGATTAATAGTTGCGCCCCCAAAAGCTGGTAAAACTACTCTTCTAAAAAAAATTGCACAATCAATAGAAATTAATCATCCAGATACTCATCTTATGGTAGTCTTAATTGATGAACGACCTGAAGAAGTAACTGATTGGAAGAGATCTGTAAGAGGTGAAGTAATAAGTTCGACTTTTGACGAAGAACAAGAAAATCATACAAGAATATCTGAACTAGCTCTTGAAAGAGCAAAAAGGTTAGTAGAGATTGGTAAAGATGTGCTTATACTTATGGATTCTATTACCAGGTTAACTAGAGCATACAATACCACAATTCAAACAACCGGTAGAACTCTTTCAGGTGGAATTGATGCTTCTGCTATACACAAACCAAAGAGATTTTTCGGTGCAGCAAGATGTGTGGAACAGGGTGGAAGCCTTACAATCTTAGCTACTTGCCTTGTGGAAACAGGAAGCAGAATGGATGACGTCATTTTTGAAGAATTTAAAGGAACAGGAAACTGGGAATTGATATTAGACAGAAAACTTGCAGATAAAAGAATTTTCCCAGCAATAGATTTAAAGAAATCTAGTACTAGAAAGGAAGAACTTCTCTTAACACCTGAAGAATTAAGAAAAATTTGGCATTTAAGAAGAGTTTTGTCCTCAAGAGAAGGAAGTGACGTTACTGAATTAATTCTTGAATATATTAAGAAAACTAAAAATAACAAAGAGTTTTTAGCTAAGATAGATGAAAGAGGGGGACAGTTTTAA